Proteins from a single region of Limosilactobacillus fermentum:
- the rpoC gene encoding DNA-directed RNA polymerase subunit beta', whose product MIDVNNFESMEIGLASPMKIRSWSYGEVTKPETINYRTLKPEKDGLFDERIFGPTKDFECACGRYKRARYSKRVCERCGVEVTSAKVRRERMGHIELAAPASHIWYFKGIPSRMGLVLDMSPRELEEVIYFASYVVLDAGDTGLEKKQLLSEPRYRELKEEYGNRFTAEMGAEAIQKLLADVDLAKEATELKAVLKEATGQKRTRAVRRLDILEAFLKSGNKPEWMVMDVIPVMPPDLRPMVQLEGGRFATSDLNDLYRRVINRNNRLKRLLELNAPGIIVQNEKRMLQEAVDALIDNGRRGRPVAGPGNRPLKSLSHLLKGKQGRFRQNLLGKRVDYSGRSVIDVGPSMKMNQMGLPVPMAMELFKPFIIHELTKRNLATNVKAAKRMIDKRDEKVFDVLEDVIKEHPVLLNRAPTLHRLGIQAFEPILVSGKAMRLHPLVCAAYNADFDGDQMAIHVPLSDEAQAEARLLMLAAHHILSPRDGEPIVAPSQDMVIGNYYMTTEDKAREGEGMIFKDTNEARMAYRNGYVALQTRVGVLTSSFDKKPFTAEQRQKIMVTSVGKLLFNNIMPEDYTYINEPTADNLQNGVPDKYFLEPGEDIHAYLENAPLVPPFKKGFLSDIIADVYKIYKVTVTSQLLDRIKDLGYYESTISGLTVGIADVTDLKEKPEIIEKAHKQVALVTKQFRRGLITDNERYERVIGIWNDAKDEVQNKLIEHMDIHNPINMMSDSGARGNISNFTQLAGMRGLMASPSGKIMELPILSNFREGLSVLEMFISSHGARKGMTDTALKTANSGYLTRRLVDVAQDVIVREKDCGTDRGLEVTAITNGNEMIEPLYDRILGRYTMKSVFNPETGEKIVGKNVLLNEEMAQKIIDAGVQKVTIRSAFTCNTEHGVCERCYGRNAATGDQVEAGEAIGTVAAQSIGEPGTQLTLRNFHTGGVAGNDDITQGLPRIQEIVESRNPKGKATISEVTGQVVSIEENPAEQTKDVTIKGETDTRTYTLPITARMRVAEGDDIHRGRAINEGSIDPKEMIRVRDVLSTETYLLSEVQNVYRMQGIDLLDKHVEIMIRQMMRKVRVMDPGDTDVLPGELLDISQFRDANYQTLISGGIPATARPVILGITKAALETNSFLSAASFQETTRVLTDAAIRGKNDPLVGLKENVIIGKIIPAGTGMGAYRNIKPKEVSVNTGATDGAITSIREMEEQLKDQD is encoded by the coding sequence TTGATTGACGTCAATAATTTTGAAAGTATGGAGATCGGTCTGGCTTCCCCAATGAAGATCCGGAGTTGGTCTTACGGTGAGGTTACCAAGCCGGAAACGATCAACTACCGAACTTTAAAGCCAGAAAAAGACGGTCTCTTTGATGAACGAATCTTCGGCCCGACCAAGGACTTTGAATGTGCCTGTGGTCGCTACAAGCGGGCGCGTTACAGCAAGCGGGTCTGTGAGCGTTGTGGGGTTGAAGTAACCTCTGCCAAGGTCCGCCGGGAACGGATGGGTCACATTGAACTGGCTGCTCCTGCTTCTCACATCTGGTACTTCAAGGGGATTCCGAGCCGGATGGGGCTGGTCTTGGACATGAGCCCACGGGAACTGGAAGAAGTAATCTACTTTGCTTCTTACGTCGTTTTAGACGCCGGGGACACGGGACTGGAAAAGAAGCAATTGCTTTCCGAACCACGTTACCGGGAACTCAAGGAAGAATATGGCAACCGTTTCACCGCTGAGATGGGGGCCGAGGCGATCCAAAAGCTACTGGCCGACGTAGACCTGGCCAAGGAAGCAACCGAATTAAAGGCGGTCTTAAAGGAAGCAACTGGGCAAAAGCGGACCCGCGCGGTTCGGCGCCTGGATATCTTGGAAGCCTTTCTCAAGTCCGGGAACAAGCCTGAATGGATGGTGATGGACGTAATTCCGGTTATGCCACCTGACTTACGGCCGATGGTTCAACTGGAAGGTGGCCGCTTTGCCACTTCCGACTTGAACGACTTGTACCGGCGGGTCATTAACCGGAACAACCGGTTGAAGCGCCTGTTAGAATTAAACGCTCCGGGCATCATCGTTCAAAACGAAAAGCGGATGCTCCAAGAAGCCGTTGACGCCCTGATTGATAACGGTCGCCGTGGCCGTCCGGTTGCCGGTCCTGGTAACCGTCCGCTCAAGTCCTTGTCCCACTTACTTAAGGGGAAGCAAGGACGGTTCCGTCAAAACCTGCTCGGGAAGCGGGTCGACTACTCTGGTCGTTCCGTTATCGATGTTGGTCCATCCATGAAGATGAACCAAATGGGGTTGCCGGTTCCAATGGCGATGGAACTCTTCAAGCCATTTATCATTCACGAACTGACCAAGCGGAACCTGGCTACCAACGTTAAGGCAGCCAAGCGGATGATCGACAAGCGTGACGAAAAGGTCTTCGATGTCTTAGAAGACGTGATCAAGGAACACCCTGTTCTCTTGAACCGCGCCCCTACCCTGCACCGGTTAGGGATCCAAGCCTTCGAACCAATCCTGGTTTCCGGGAAGGCCATGCGTTTGCACCCACTGGTTTGTGCCGCTTACAACGCCGACTTCGACGGGGACCAGATGGCCATCCACGTACCACTGTCCGATGAAGCCCAGGCCGAAGCGCGTCTGTTAATGTTAGCCGCTCACCACATCCTTTCACCTCGTGACGGGGAACCAATCGTGGCCCCATCCCAGGATATGGTTATCGGTAACTACTACATGACGACTGAAGACAAGGCCCGTGAAGGGGAAGGCATGATCTTTAAGGACACCAACGAAGCCCGGATGGCCTACCGTAACGGTTACGTGGCCTTACAAACCCGGGTTGGGGTGCTGACTTCTTCCTTTGACAAGAAGCCGTTCACCGCTGAACAACGCCAAAAGATCATGGTGACCTCGGTTGGGAAGTTGCTCTTCAACAACATCATGCCTGAAGATTACACTTACATTAACGAACCGACCGCCGACAACCTGCAAAACGGGGTTCCGGACAAGTACTTCTTGGAACCTGGTGAAGACATTCACGCCTACTTAGAAAACGCGCCGCTGGTGCCGCCGTTTAAGAAGGGCTTCTTGTCGGACATCATTGCCGATGTTTACAAGATCTACAAGGTGACCGTCACCTCCCAACTTCTTGACCGGATCAAGGACCTTGGTTACTACGAATCCACGATTTCCGGGTTAACCGTCGGGATCGCCGACGTGACCGACTTAAAGGAAAAGCCGGAAATCATCGAAAAGGCGCACAAGCAAGTGGCCCTGGTTACGAAGCAATTCCGCCGTGGTTTGATCACCGATAACGAACGTTACGAACGGGTCATTGGGATCTGGAACGATGCCAAGGATGAAGTTCAAAACAAGCTGATCGAACACATGGATATCCACAACCCAATCAACATGATGTCCGACTCTGGGGCCCGGGGGAACATCTCCAACTTTACCCAGCTGGCCGGAATGCGTGGGTTGATGGCTTCCCCATCCGGGAAGATCATGGAACTGCCGATCCTTTCTAACTTCCGGGAAGGCCTTTCCGTCTTGGAAATGTTTATCTCTTCCCACGGGGCACGGAAGGGGATGACCGACACGGCCTTGAAGACTGCCAACTCTGGTTACTTGACCCGGCGGCTGGTTGACGTGGCCCAAGATGTGATCGTTCGCGAAAAGGACTGTGGCACCGACCGTGGTCTGGAAGTGACCGCCATCACTAACGGGAACGAAATGATCGAACCGTTATACGACCGGATTTTGGGTCGTTACACGATGAAGTCCGTCTTTAATCCGGAAACCGGGGAAAAGATCGTCGGTAAAAACGTCCTCTTGAACGAAGAGATGGCGCAAAAGATTATCGATGCGGGCGTTCAAAAGGTAACGATTCGCTCCGCCTTCACTTGCAATACCGAACACGGGGTTTGTGAACGTTGTTACGGACGCAACGCCGCTACCGGGGACCAAGTGGAAGCCGGGGAAGCAATCGGGACGGTGGCCGCACAGTCAATCGGTGAACCAGGGACCCAGCTGACGCTGCGGAACTTCCACACCGGTGGGGTGGCCGGTAACGACGACATCACCCAAGGGCTTCCGCGTATCCAAGAAATTGTGGAATCACGGAACCCGAAAGGGAAGGCCACGATCTCCGAAGTTACTGGTCAGGTGGTTTCCATCGAAGAAAACCCAGCTGAACAAACTAAGGACGTTACGATCAAGGGTGAAACCGACACGCGGACTTACACCCTGCCGATCACGGCCCGGATGCGGGTGGCCGAAGGTGATGATATTCACCGTGGTCGTGCCATCAACGAAGGGTCAATTGATCCAAAGGAAATGATTCGGGTTCGCGACGTCTTGTCCACGGAAACCTACCTGCTCTCCGAAGTGCAAAATGTTTACCGTATGCAGGGGATTGACCTGCTCGACAAGCACGTTGAAATCATGATTCGCCAAATGATGCGTAAGGTGCGGGTGATGGATCCTGGTGATACTGATGTTTTACCGGGTGAACTGTTGGACATCAGCCAATTCCGCGATGCTAACTACCAAACCTTGATTTCCGGGGGAATTCCGGCCACTGCCCGGCCAGTTATCCTCGGGATCACTAAGGCGGCCCTTGAAACTAACAGTTTCCTTTCGGCCGCTTCCTTCCAAGAAACGACGCGTGTCCTTACCGACGCCGCCATCCGGGGCAAGAACGACCCGCTGGTGGGGCTCAAGGAAAACGTTATTATCGGGAAGATCATTCCAGCCGGAACGGGGATGGGTGCTTACCGCAACATCAAGCCCAAGGAAGTCAGTGTCAACACTGGCGCAACCGATGGGGCCATTACCTCCATCCGCGAAATGGAAGAACAACTAAAGGATCAAGACTAA